One Dialister invisus DSM 15470 genomic region harbors:
- a CDS encoding type I-F CRISPR-associated protein Csy1: protein MSGLTAYISEAAAGKKKTPQKWLADTVSLLSKCDMATHVGKFTHPDVKVYLQRKNKAGQNAYVVTENVDCETDIVYSSAAYMGAAKLLLYALDDGRPLWKHIYENDENVRREVESLGVSFDTMRQEVERMMATADLAATDGRLRQIYFPVGEGMYHLLTVLPSSSLLQVLNGRSRNMRQHRFDCRNEKSEFYGNACDEIMERTVIGFGGTKAQNISAFNARVAGKADLLMSMPALLEEKKIRRPHRNFLEETVPYRDYFFLFRNLHELFLMERNNVEIRNKREALVCDLIDVILQSCYRLREEPAGWSNGEEFLNLPQIQKIWLDEQYREERTDEWAKETGKYFAKWFIYKYRRIKKEQRISLGEEEMKYIRHAMIEVLMEEVRSLS from the coding sequence TTGAGCGGGTTGACAGCGTACATATCGGAAGCGGCGGCAGGGAAAAAGAAAACGCCACAGAAGTGGCTGGCGGATACGGTTTCTTTGCTTTCCAAATGCGATATGGCGACACATGTCGGGAAATTTACCCATCCCGATGTGAAAGTGTATTTGCAGAGAAAAAATAAAGCAGGACAAAATGCATATGTAGTGACGGAAAATGTGGACTGTGAAACGGATATCGTATATTCTTCCGCTGCTTACATGGGCGCGGCAAAATTACTGCTTTATGCATTGGATGACGGAAGACCATTATGGAAGCATATCTATGAAAATGATGAAAACGTCAGGAGAGAAGTAGAATCTTTGGGCGTATCCTTTGATACAATGAGACAGGAAGTGGAACGCATGATGGCGACTGCCGATCTGGCAGCAACGGACGGAAGGCTGCGGCAAATTTACTTTCCTGTCGGAGAAGGGATGTATCATCTGTTGACTGTATTGCCGTCCTCAAGCCTCCTGCAAGTGCTGAACGGCAGAAGCAGGAATATGAGGCAGCACAGGTTTGACTGCCGTAATGAGAAAAGCGAGTTTTATGGGAATGCATGTGATGAAATCATGGAGCGGACAGTCATTGGCTTTGGGGGAACGAAAGCGCAGAATATCAGCGCTTTTAATGCACGGGTAGCGGGAAAAGCGGATCTGCTCATGTCTATGCCGGCTCTGTTGGAAGAGAAAAAAATACGTCGCCCCCACCGTAATTTCCTTGAGGAAACAGTGCCATACCGAGACTATTTCTTCCTGTTCCGAAATCTGCATGAGTTGTTTCTCATGGAACGGAATAATGTGGAAATTCGGAATAAGAGGGAAGCACTGGTCTGTGATCTGATTGATGTCATACTGCAGTCCTGTTATCGTTTACGGGAAGAGCCTGCCGGCTGGAGCAATGGCGAGGAGTTCCTTAATCTGCCGCAGATCCAGAAAATATGGCTTGATGAACAATATAGAGAGGAACGGACAGATGAATGGGCAAAGGAAACAGGGAAGTATTTTGCAAAATGGTTTATTTACAAATATAGAAGGATTAAAAAAGAACAGCGTATATCATTAGGCGAGGAGGAAATGAAATATATTCGGCACGCAATGATAGAGGTTCTTATGGAGGAGGTGAGAAGTTTGTCATGA